From a region of the Thermomicrobium roseum DSM 5159 genome:
- the metG gene encoding methionine--tRNA ligase, which translates to MPETIGVFVAWPYANGDLHLGHVAGVYIPADTFARYHRLRGNRVLMVSGSDAHGTPITVAAEREGVTPEDIFRRYHGRFLETYQQLGISFDLFTHTHTANHFRVAQDIFRTLYEKGYIFTQTQIQLYCEYDRRFLPDRYVEGTCPYCGYPNARGDQCDNCGRTLDAIDLIDPRCRLCGQRPLPRETEHFFFDLPAFTDRLLAYLERQTHWRPNVQHFVRNFIQDGLKPRPVSRDLEWGIPLPIPGYEHKVMYVWFEAVIGYLSASIEWSLAEGQPEVWQVWWRDPRARGYYFIGKDNIPFHAIIWPAELMGYDESLNLPYDIPANEFLNLEGQQFSTSRNWAIWVPDFLSRYAPDPLRDYLTSIAPETRDSEFTWQGFVERNNNELLATWGNLVHRILTFVQARFEGRVPEPGALDGRDHLLLDQIAAGFQRIGDLYARVELKAAQREAMALAREVNRYLDEKAPWFQIREDRAAAATTLFVALRAIDSLKLLLAPILPFTSEQLHRLLGYRDRLFGDIVIEPGPETGGHEVLRYRPAASEGRDRWAPSELEAGRPLPPPQPLYQKLEESVIEEERQRLLAQSR; encoded by the coding sequence ATGCCAGAAACGATCGGCGTCTTCGTCGCCTGGCCCTACGCCAACGGTGATCTCCATCTCGGCCATGTCGCCGGCGTCTATATTCCCGCCGATACCTTCGCCCGCTATCACCGTTTGCGCGGCAACCGCGTTCTCATGGTGAGCGGAAGCGACGCGCACGGGACGCCGATCACGGTGGCCGCTGAGCGCGAAGGCGTGACACCAGAAGATATCTTCAGGCGGTACCACGGGCGCTTTTTGGAGACCTATCAGCAACTAGGGATCTCCTTCGATCTCTTCACCCACACGCATACTGCGAATCATTTCCGTGTCGCACAAGATATTTTCCGCACCCTGTACGAGAAGGGATACATCTTCACACAGACGCAAATCCAGCTCTACTGTGAGTACGATCGACGGTTCTTGCCCGATCGGTACGTGGAAGGTACCTGCCCGTATTGCGGGTATCCCAACGCACGCGGTGACCAGTGCGACAATTGCGGTCGAACGCTCGATGCGATCGATTTGATCGACCCACGCTGCCGCCTCTGCGGGCAGCGACCCCTTCCGCGCGAGACCGAGCATTTCTTTTTCGATCTCCCCGCTTTCACCGACCGCCTGCTCGCCTATTTGGAACGCCAGACGCACTGGCGGCCCAATGTCCAGCACTTCGTCCGCAACTTCATCCAGGATGGCCTCAAACCGCGCCCCGTCTCACGCGACTTGGAGTGGGGTATCCCGCTTCCCATTCCCGGCTACGAGCACAAGGTCATGTATGTCTGGTTCGAGGCTGTCATCGGCTACCTCTCGGCGAGCATCGAGTGGTCGCTCGCCGAGGGTCAACCGGAGGTCTGGCAGGTCTGGTGGCGGGATCCGAGGGCTCGTGGCTATTACTTCATCGGCAAGGACAACATTCCCTTTCACGCCATCATCTGGCCAGCCGAGCTCATGGGTTATGACGAATCGCTCAATCTCCCCTACGATATTCCAGCCAACGAGTTCCTCAATTTGGAGGGTCAGCAGTTCTCGACTAGCCGTAACTGGGCCATCTGGGTTCCCGACTTCCTCTCGCGGTATGCCCCTGATCCCTTGCGCGACTACCTCACCAGCATCGCTCCCGAGACGCGCGACAGCGAGTTCACCTGGCAAGGTTTCGTCGAGCGCAACAACAACGAACTCTTGGCTACCTGGGGCAATCTCGTCCATCGCATCCTGACCTTCGTCCAGGCCCGCTTCGAGGGACGGGTGCCGGAACCCGGAGCACTCGATGGCCGTGATCATCTCTTGCTCGACCAGATCGCTGCCGGATTCCAGCGGATCGGTGACCTCTATGCACGCGTCGAACTGAAAGCCGCCCAGCGCGAAGCGATGGCGCTGGCTCGCGAGGTCAATCGCTACCTCGACGAGAAAGCTCCCTGGTTCCAGATCCGCGAGGATCGCGCAGCGGCGGCCACCACCCTCTTCGTCGCGCTGCGCGCCATCGACTCGCTCAAGCTGCTGCTCGCTCCCATCCTTCCGTTCACGAGCGAGCAGCTGCACCGCCTGCTCGGCTATCGCGACCGGCTGTTCGGTGACATCGTGATCGAGCCAGGGCCGGAGACTGGCGGGCACGAGGTGTTGCGCTATCGGCCAGCCGCGAGCGAGGGACGAGATCGCTGGGCACCGAGCGAGCTGGAGGCCGGTCGCCCCCTGCCCCCTCCGCAACCGCTCTACCAGAAGCTCGAGGAGAGCGTGATCGAGGAAGAACGACAACGGCTCTTGGCGCAGTCACGCTGA
- a CDS encoding transglycosylase SLT domain-containing protein, which produces MGGVRRGLLHSGLLSLAVLVVLATAPLSSEHSSSLPIVGNQAGNAAEPGEDDALRTPDDPVEALLQAERLLAAGSSALAARVVAPVLGASDPVLRVRARLLLARAMLAGGDAAAALELAAAVARQASATRETGLALVIAGEALLARGQPGQAAEEFLAARALLPEIAPYLEYRALDPLVQAGRAHEAEALVEQIVATAPLQRLAVAALESRRAWAEQRGDLPTLAATLDRLLDLATIPSYRASLLLQRGRVEQQRGDAAAARADFARVIDEAPASPAAALALDELAALGVAETVPIERRAAILFSAGRYREAVTAFTALLASDPTRAEAWYQRAIARVRAGDLAAGIEELTAMADRYPQDARAPDALVTAAMLLEWRNEPAAEVLYRRVLSQYPETVAARQARFRLGLLAFARGAHDEARDLWRADAEAGDPRAAYWYGKALAASGEPVGARAWWSRAYQRDPNSFWGQRAADLLSGRTTILQQPVAPLSLDSEADVVLAWLDGRGENLAAAREEIEKTAAPRRALLLLDAGLREAAGWEVDAARTELRDRPVSLAFFGWLLLERGEAAYAYRIGGDLATDERVPEQVRARLLAPIPYPEVLVAASERFGIDPLLLAALIRQESGFEPTAVSPAGARGLTQVMPETAAALARQLGLSSWDPADSFRPETSIMLGAAELAQRLRQFHGDLVLTLASYNAGPGAVQQWLAERPTSDPDLFVAWIPYRETAEYVQRVYAGYRRYHELARLG; this is translated from the coding sequence ATGGGCGGGGTACGCCGCGGACTGCTACACAGCGGACTGCTCTCGCTCGCAGTACTCGTCGTCCTCGCGACCGCACCACTGTCGAGCGAGCACTCCTCGAGCCTGCCGATCGTCGGGAATCAGGCCGGGAACGCCGCCGAACCGGGTGAGGACGACGCGCTGCGGACCCCAGACGACCCGGTCGAGGCGCTCCTCCAAGCGGAGCGACTTTTGGCAGCGGGATCGTCTGCGCTGGCTGCCCGGGTCGTCGCGCCAGTCTTGGGGGCGAGCGATCCGGTGTTGCGGGTCCGGGCGCGCTTGCTTTTGGCTCGCGCGATGCTCGCTGGTGGGGATGCTGCGGCAGCGCTGGAACTCGCTGCGGCCGTGGCACGACAAGCTTCCGCGACGCGGGAGACGGGGTTGGCACTCGTGATCGCCGGGGAGGCGCTCCTGGCGCGTGGCCAGCCTGGCCAAGCAGCCGAGGAGTTCCTGGCTGCACGCGCGTTGTTGCCTGAGATCGCGCCCTATCTCGAGTATCGTGCGCTCGATCCGCTCGTGCAGGCCGGTCGCGCGCACGAGGCGGAGGCGTTGGTCGAGCAGATCGTTGCGACAGCACCGCTCCAGCGGCTCGCGGTGGCCGCTCTGGAATCGCGGCGTGCCTGGGCAGAACAGCGCGGTGATCTCCCAACGCTCGCCGCGACGCTCGACCGACTGCTCGATCTGGCGACGATCCCCAGTTACCGCGCTTCGCTTTTGCTCCAGCGCGGTCGTGTCGAGCAGCAGCGTGGGGATGCGGCAGCCGCGCGAGCCGACTTCGCACGGGTGATCGACGAGGCACCGGCCAGCCCGGCTGCGGCGCTCGCGCTCGATGAGCTGGCTGCGCTCGGGGTGGCAGAGACGGTGCCGATCGAGCGACGGGCTGCGATCCTCTTCTCAGCGGGGCGATATCGGGAGGCGGTGACTGCCTTCACTGCTCTCCTGGCGAGCGATCCGACGCGAGCCGAGGCATGGTACCAGCGGGCGATCGCGCGGGTGCGCGCGGGCGACCTCGCCGCAGGGATCGAAGAACTCACCGCGATGGCTGACCGTTACCCCCAAGACGCACGAGCACCGGATGCCCTGGTGACTGCCGCAATGCTCCTCGAGTGGAGGAACGAGCCGGCGGCTGAGGTGCTGTACCGCCGCGTCCTGTCACAGTATCCAGAGACTGTGGCAGCCCGTCAGGCCCGCTTCCGTCTCGGCCTCCTCGCCTTTGCGCGTGGCGCGCACGACGAGGCCCGCGATCTCTGGCGAGCGGATGCCGAGGCGGGCGATCCCCGCGCCGCCTACTGGTATGGAAAGGCGCTGGCAGCGAGCGGTGAGCCAGTGGGAGCGCGCGCATGGTGGTCCCGCGCCTACCAGCGCGATCCGAACAGCTTTTGGGGACAGCGGGCCGCGGATCTCCTGTCCGGCCGCACCACGATTCTGCAGCAGCCGGTCGCACCACTTTCGCTCGACTCGGAGGCTGATGTGGTTCTCGCTTGGCTGGACGGCAGAGGAGAAAATCTCGCTGCGGCCAGGGAGGAAATCGAGAAAACCGCTGCGCCCCGGCGGGCTCTCTTGCTCCTCGATGCCGGGCTGCGTGAAGCTGCCGGCTGGGAGGTCGATGCTGCCCGGACGGAGTTGCGGGATCGGCCCGTGTCGCTCGCTTTCTTCGGCTGGCTTCTCCTGGAGCGTGGTGAGGCAGCCTATGCCTATCGCATCGGAGGAGACCTGGCGACCGACGAACGAGTACCCGAGCAGGTCCGTGCCCGTCTCCTGGCGCCGATACCCTATCCGGAAGTGCTCGTTGCGGCGAGCGAGCGTTTTGGAATCGATCCGTTGCTGCTCGCTGCCCTGATCCGGCAGGAGAGCGGGTTTGAGCCGACTGCCGTCTCGCCGGCCGGTGCCCGCGGACTGACGCAGGTCATGCCGGAAACGGCAGCGGCCCTGGCGCGGCAGCTCGGCCTGTCCAGTTGGGATCCAGCGGATTCCTTCCGTCCGGAAACGAGTATCATGCTCGGTGCAGCGGAGCTCGCCCAGCGCTTGCGGCAATTCCACGGGGACCTCGTTCTCACCCTCGCGAGCTACAACGCAGGCCCCGGAGCCGTCCAACAATGGCTCGCTGAACGACCGACCAGCGACCCTGATCTCTTCGTGGCTTGGATTCCGTACCGGGAAACGGCCGAGTACGTCCAACGCGTCTACGCTGGCTATCGCCGGTACCACGAGTTGGCCCGTCTCGGCTGA
- a CDS encoding SHOCT domain-containing protein gives MHGWFHGPGRFPAREFTDWMWIGFAQALVWLLVIAAAILLVAWLLRRLSRERAPVTTNRARAILDERYARGELTRDEYLAMRCDLEGSP, from the coding sequence ATGCACGGCTGGTTCCATGGGCCTGGGCGTTTTCCAGCCCGCGAGTTCACCGACTGGATGTGGATCGGGTTCGCCCAAGCGCTCGTCTGGTTGCTCGTCATCGCTGCCGCGATTTTGCTGGTCGCCTGGCTGCTCCGGCGACTCAGCCGCGAACGGGCTCCGGTGACCACTAACCGGGCGCGCGCCATCCTGGACGAGCGCTATGCGCGGGGTGAGCTGACGCGCGACGAGTACCTGGCGATGCGCTGCGATCTCGAGGGGAGCCCCTGA
- a CDS encoding SHOCT domain-containing protein, with product MLVFWILILIGLVLLIFWLIRQFTQASGAGGRSGTNRALEILQERYARGEITREEYEAMRRDLLGGSSS from the coding sequence ATGCTCGTGTTCTGGATCCTGATTCTGATTGGCCTCGTTCTCCTCATCTTTTGGCTGATCCGCCAGTTCACCCAGGCGAGCGGAGCAGGCGGTCGGAGTGGAACGAACCGTGCGCTGGAGATTCTCCAGGAGCGATACGCTCGGGGAGAGATCACCCGCGAGGAATACGAAGCGATGCGTCGGGATCTTCTCGGGGGGAGTTCGTCGTGA